The proteins below are encoded in one region of Sphingomonas sp.:
- a CDS encoding ribose-phosphate pyrophosphokinase codes for MKLIAGNSNLPLATAIAAYLEIPLTQANVRRFADEEIFVEVLENVRGEDVFVVQSTSFPANDNLMELLIMVDALKRASAKRITAVLPYFGYARQDRKPGPRTPISAKLVANLVTVAGADRVLSVDLHAGQIQGFFDIPTDNLWGAPVMSADIRSRFPGKQWMVVSPDVGGVVRARSLAKRLDNAPLAIVDKRREKPGESEVMNIIGEVQGRFCILIDDIVDSAGTLCNAAAALKASGAEDVVAYCTHGVLSGGAVARVDGSALAELVITDSIGNHAIIAESAKIRHLTIAPLLAEAIRRIADETSVSSLFD; via the coding sequence ATGAAACTGATCGCCGGCAATTCGAACCTTCCGCTCGCCACCGCGATCGCCGCCTATCTTGAGATTCCGCTCACCCAGGCCAATGTCCGCCGCTTCGCCGACGAGGAAATCTTCGTCGAGGTGCTCGAGAATGTCCGCGGCGAGGATGTGTTCGTCGTCCAGTCGACCAGCTTCCCGGCCAACGACAACCTCATGGAGCTGCTGATCATGGTGGATGCGCTCAAGCGCGCATCGGCCAAGCGGATCACCGCGGTGCTGCCCTATTTCGGCTATGCCCGCCAGGACCGGAAGCCCGGCCCGCGCACCCCGATCTCGGCCAAGCTCGTCGCCAATCTGGTGACGGTGGCGGGCGCCGACCGCGTGCTTTCGGTCGATCTCCATGCCGGGCAGATCCAGGGTTTCTTCGATATCCCGACCGACAATCTGTGGGGCGCACCGGTGATGTCGGCGGACATCCGCAGCCGCTTTCCCGGCAAGCAGTGGATGGTGGTTTCGCCCGACGTCGGCGGCGTGGTCCGCGCCCGCAGCCTCGCCAAGCGGCTCGACAACGCCCCGCTGGCGATCGTCGACAAGCGCCGCGAGAAGCCGGGCGAATCCGAAGTGATGAACATCATCGGCGAGGTCCAGGGGCGCTTCTGCATCCTGATCGACGACATCGTCGATTCGGCGGGCACGCTGTGCAACGCCGCCGCTGCGCTCAAGGCGAGCGGCGCCGAGGATGTAGTCGCCTATTGCACCCATGGCGTACTGTCGGGCGGGGCGGTGGCGCGGGTCGATGGCTCGGCGCTGGCCGAGCTGGTGATCACCGATTCGATCGGCAACCATGCGATCATCGCCGAGAGCGCCAAGATCCGGCATTTGACCATCGCGCCGCTGCTCGCCGAGGCGATCCGCCGCATCGCCGACGAGACATCGGTATCTTCGCTGTTCGACTAG
- a CDS encoding CDC48 family AAA ATPase, producing the protein MADEEAQVRKLQVANARPEDSGRGLAHIPRTLMAALGLAEGDVIEIVGKRSTPARAVLPYSEDEGLEILRIDGLQRANAGIGAGDFVEVRKAVSKPATRVVFAPAQQNLRLQGSGEALKRSFFGRPLCQGDVVATAGQQRMDNVPPHVAQHLRAPAYALQEIRLAVIQASPKGIVHIDENTEIELRPEYQEAGDARRADVTYDDIGGMAATIDQLREMVELPLRYPELFQRLGVDPPKGVLLHGPPGTGKTRLARAVANESDATFHLINGPEIMGSAYGESEGRLRSVFEEAAKSAPSIVFIDEIDSIAPKRGQVSGEAEKRLVAQLLTLMDGLEARANIVVIAATNRPDAIDEALRRPGRFDREIVIGVPDERGRREILGIHTRGMPLGDRVDLGELARTTYGFVGADLAALTREAAIEAVRRLMPRLNLEDHTIPPEVLDTLSVTREDFLDALKRVQPSAMREVMVEAPRVRWEDVGGLDDAQMRLKEGVELPLKDPDAFRRLGIRPAKGFLLYGPPGTGKTLLAKAVAREAEANFIATKSSDLLSKWYGESEQQIARLFARARQVAPCVIFIDELDSLVPARGGGLGEPQATERVVNTILAEMDGLEELQSVVVIGATNRPNLIDPALLRPGRFDELIYVGVPDAPGRERILRVQTEKMPLDKTVDLKSVAEQTSRYTGADLEDVVRRAGLIALRKSLKAKTVTMADFEEALADSRATVTPEMESEYEAMSGKLKQQASAIQPIGFIAPGMLRGHGLKADD; encoded by the coding sequence ATGGCCGACGAAGAAGCCCAGGTCCGCAAATTGCAGGTGGCGAACGCCCGGCCCGAGGATAGCGGCCGCGGCCTCGCCCATATTCCGCGCACGCTGATGGCGGCGCTGGGCCTGGCCGAGGGCGATGTCATCGAGATCGTCGGCAAACGCTCGACCCCGGCGCGCGCGGTGCTGCCCTATTCCGAGGATGAGGGCCTCGAAATCCTTCGTATCGACGGCCTCCAGCGCGCCAATGCCGGGATCGGCGCGGGCGATTTCGTCGAAGTGCGCAAGGCGGTGTCGAAGCCGGCGACCCGGGTGGTCTTCGCGCCCGCCCAGCAGAATCTGCGGCTTCAGGGTTCGGGCGAGGCATTGAAGCGCAGCTTTTTCGGGCGTCCGCTCTGCCAGGGCGATGTCGTCGCCACCGCCGGGCAGCAGCGGATGGACAATGTCCCGCCGCACGTCGCCCAGCATCTCCGCGCCCCGGCCTATGCGCTGCAGGAGATCCGCCTCGCGGTGATCCAGGCCAGCCCCAAGGGCATCGTCCATATCGATGAGAATACCGAGATCGAGCTGCGTCCCGAATATCAGGAAGCCGGCGACGCCCGCCGCGCCGACGTCACCTATGACGATATCGGCGGCATGGCCGCGACGATCGACCAGCTCCGCGAGATGGTCGAGCTGCCGTTGCGCTATCCCGAGCTGTTCCAGCGCCTCGGCGTAGATCCGCCCAAGGGCGTGCTGCTCCATGGCCCGCCCGGCACCGGCAAGACCCGCCTCGCCCGTGCCGTTGCCAATGAATCCGACGCGACCTTCCATCTGATCAACGGGCCCGAGATCATGGGCTCGGCCTATGGCGAATCCGAAGGACGCCTGCGTTCGGTGTTCGAGGAAGCAGCCAAGTCCGCGCCTTCGATCGTTTTCATCGACGAGATCGATTCGATCGCCCCCAAGCGCGGCCAGGTGTCGGGCGAGGCCGAGAAGCGCCTCGTCGCGCAATTGCTGACGCTGATGGACGGGCTGGAGGCGCGCGCCAATATCGTCGTCATCGCCGCGACCAATCGCCCCGATGCGATCGACGAGGCGCTCAGGCGTCCCGGCCGGTTCGACCGCGAGATCGTCATCGGCGTGCCCGACGAGCGCGGCCGCCGCGAGATCCTCGGCATCCATACCCGTGGCATGCCTTTGGGCGACCGCGTCGATCTCGGCGAACTGGCGCGCACCACCTACGGGTTCGTCGGCGCCGATCTCGCGGCGCTGACCCGCGAAGCCGCGATCGAGGCGGTGCGGCGGCTTATGCCCCGGCTCAATCTCGAAGATCACACGATCCCGCCCGAAGTACTCGATACGCTATCGGTGACGCGCGAGGATTTCCTCGATGCGTTGAAGCGCGTCCAGCCCAGCGCAATGCGCGAAGTGATGGTCGAGGCGCCGCGCGTCCGCTGGGAGGATGTCGGCGGGCTCGATGACGCCCAGATGCGCCTCAAGGAAGGCGTCGAGCTGCCGCTCAAGGATCCCGACGCCTTCCGCCGCCTCGGCATCCGCCCGGCCAAGGGCTTCCTGCTCTATGGCCCGCCCGGCACCGGCAAGACCTTGCTGGCCAAGGCGGTGGCGCGCGAGGCGGAGGCGAACTTCATCGCCACCAAGTCGAGCGACCTGCTCAGCAAATGGTATGGCGAATCCGAGCAGCAGATCGCCCGGCTGTTCGCCCGTGCCCGCCAGGTCGCGCCGTGCGTGATCTTCATCGACGAGCTCGATTCGCTGGTCCCGGCACGTGGCGGCGGCCTCGGCGAGCCGCAGGCGACCGAGCGGGTGGTCAACACCATCCTCGCCGAGATGGACGGGCTCGAAGAGCTGCAATCGGTGGTGGTGATCGGCGCGACCAACCGCCCCAATCTGATCGATCCGGCGCTGCTCCGCCCGGGCCGCTTCGACGAGCTGATCTATGTCGGCGTCCCCGATGCGCCCGGCCGCGAACGTATCCTGCGCGTCCAGACCGAGAAGATGCCGCTCGACAAGACCGTCGATCTCAAGAGCGTAGCCGAACAGACCAGCCGCTATACCGGCGCCGATCTCGAGGACGTGGTCCGCCGCGCCGGCCTCATCGCCCTGCGCAAATCGCTCAAGGCGAAGACCGTGACGATGGCAGATTTCGAGGAGGCGCTCGCCGATTCGCGCGCCACGGTCACTCCCGAGATGGAGAGCGAGTACGAAGCCATGTCGGGCAAGCTCAAGCAACAGGCCTCGGCGATCCAGCCTATCGGCTTCATCGCGCCGGGCATGCTGCGCGGGCACGGCCTCAAGGCCGACGACTGA
- a CDS encoding antibiotic biosynthesis monooxygenase, whose product MAEDRTGQTVVMFVSQRTGMDAEGYATAAAAMDALAAKQPGYRGVDSVSRDGLGITLSYWADEASAVAWRKHPEHAETREAGRGRWYAWYMLHVAEIGRSYGWTRP is encoded by the coding sequence ATGGCCGAAGACCGCACCGGACAGACCGTCGTGATGTTCGTCTCGCAGCGCACCGGCATGGATGCCGAGGGCTATGCCACCGCCGCCGCGGCGATGGACGCGCTTGCCGCCAAGCAGCCGGGCTATCGCGGCGTGGACAGCGTCTCCCGCGATGGCCTCGGCATCACCCTCAGCTACTGGGCCGACGAAGCGAGCGCGGTGGCGTGGCGCAAGCACCCCGAGCATGCCGAGACCCGCGAGGCCGGGCGCGGACGCTGGTATGCCTGGTATATGCTCCATGTCGCCGAGATCGGGCGCAGCTATGGCTGGACGCGGCCGTGA
- a CDS encoding LysR substrate-binding domain-containing protein, producing MRRLPPLTAIEAFVQVARLGSIKAAAEELALSSPALSRRVQSLERFIGKPLFERRHQALRLNEDGERLLSGIAPALDAMTDAVEAMTSGTELLRLRLGVLPLFATQRLMPKLPDLKRRHPELHLDVDTGGHGVTRLGDGLDAAIVLARDVDPGLYARRLDRNRVHVIGARSLVEGPDPITRPEQLSKLTALVHRDMAETFTAWRAAAGVPELEPLAIDHFDSGTLMLEAAAQGLGVAFMLESHFEAAQDPRLVQLFDLTVESQYSYWFCCRPRALTTRPVRLFHDWLIDAVGTETD from the coding sequence ATGCGCCGTCTTCCTCCGCTGACCGCCATCGAAGCCTTTGTCCAGGTTGCGCGGCTCGGCTCGATCAAGGCCGCCGCCGAAGAGCTGGCTCTGTCGTCGCCCGCGCTCAGCCGCCGCGTGCAATCGCTTGAACGTTTCATCGGCAAGCCGCTGTTCGAGCGGCGGCATCAGGCGCTGCGGCTCAACGAGGATGGCGAGCGGCTGCTGAGCGGGATCGCCCCCGCGCTCGACGCGATGACCGACGCGGTCGAGGCGATGACCAGCGGCACCGAGCTGCTGCGCCTGCGACTCGGCGTGCTGCCGCTGTTCGCGACGCAGCGGCTGATGCCCAAATTGCCCGATCTCAAGCGCAGGCACCCCGAGCTGCACCTCGATGTCGATACCGGCGGGCATGGCGTGACCCGGCTGGGCGACGGGCTCGACGCGGCGATCGTGCTGGCGCGCGACGTCGATCCCGGGCTCTACGCGCGGCGGCTGGACCGCAATCGGGTGCATGTCATCGGCGCGCGCAGCCTGGTCGAAGGGCCGGACCCGATCACCCGGCCCGAGCAATTGTCCAAGCTCACCGCTTTGGTCCACCGCGACATGGCCGAGACCTTCACCGCGTGGCGCGCGGCGGCGGGCGTGCCTGAGCTCGAACCGCTGGCGATCGACCATTTCGATTCGGGGACGCTGATGCTGGAGGCCGCGGCACAGGGGCTGGGGGTCGCCTTCATGCTCGAATCGCATTTCGAAGCGGCGCAGGATCCGCGCCTCGTCCAGCTCTTCGACCTGACCGTGGAGAGCCAGTACAGCTACTGGTTCTGCTGCCGCCCGCGCGCGCTCACCACCCGCCCGGTGCGCCTCTTCCATGACTGGCTGATCGACGCGGTCGGCACCGAGACCGACTAG
- the gltB gene encoding glutamate synthase large subunit, with protein sequence MSQAERERLAREGMYRPEFEGDACGVGLVAATDGQPSRRVVQSAIDALKAVWHRGAVDADGKTGDGAGLHVDLPARFFDDAIAAGGHRVLPNRLAVGMIFLPRTDLGAQEACRTIVESEIIEAGYTIYGWRQVPVDVSVIGMKAQATRPEIEQIMIAGPLPGDQDAAEFEKNLYLVRRRIEKRIIAAQVQGFYICSLSCRSIIYKGLFLAESLSDFYPDLKDDRFTSRVAIFHQRYSTNTFPQWWLAQPFRCLAHNGEINTIRGNKNWMLSHEIKMASLAFGEQSEDIKPVIPAGASDTAALDAVFEAICRSGRDAPTAKLMLVPEAWSDEDTPPNHLAMYKYLASVMEPWDGPAALAMTDGRWAVAGVDRNALRPLRYTQTSDGLLIVGSETGMVQIPESSVVAKGRMGPGQMIAVDLDSGVLFEDRAIKDRISGEADYAGMIGEFIRIDALAAPTLEPLRFERAELTRRQVAAGQTLEDMELILSPMVETAKEAIGSMGDDTPLAVISDKPRLISQFFRQNFSQVTNPPIDSLRERQVMTLRTRFGNLANILDTEGGGSRVLVLESPVLTNSDWDRLRSHFGSQAAEIDCTFDKGGDADTLRAAITRIRYEAEQAVRAGCTELFLTDEHQGPDKVAIAGVLAAAAVHTHLVRRGLRSYASVNIRTAECLDTHYYAVLIGVGATTVNAYLAEAAIVDRQARGLFGDLSIEDCLYRHRKAIDEGLLKILSKMGIAVISSYRGGYNFEAVGLSRALVHDLFPGMPAKISGEGYASLHLNATMRHDAAYDAGVATLPIGGFYRQRFGGETHAYSAQLMHLLQTAVSTDSYSNYLAFSRGVRDLPPVYLRDLLEFNFPDSGIAIDQVEAITEIRKRFVTPGMSLGALSKEAHETLSIAMNRIGAKAVSGEGGEDSERYRPRENGDNANSVIKQIASGRFGVTAEYLNACDEIEIKVTQGAKPGEGGQLPGFKVTEFIAKLRHATPGVTLISPPPHHDIYSIEDLAQLIYDLKMINPRARVCVKLVSSAGIGTVAAGVAKAHADVILIAGHVGGTGASPQTSVKYAGTPWEMGLSEVNQTLTLNGLRGRVKLRTDGGLKTGRDIVIAAILGAEEFGIGTLSLVAMGCIMVRQCHSNTCPVGVCTQDERLRAKFTGTPEKVINLMTFIAEEVREILAKLGFSSLDEVIGRTELLRQVSRGAEHLDDLDLNPILAKVDASDAERRFSLSTFRNEVPDSLGAQMIRDAAAVFSRGEKMQLTYTVRNTHRAVGTRLSSEVTRKFGMSTLADGHIHVRLRGSAGQSLGAFLCKGVTLEVFGDSNDYVGKGLSGGTIVVRPMVSSPMESWKNTILGNTVLYGATSGRLFAAGQAGERFAVRNSGAEVVVEGCGANGCEYMTNGTAVVLGTVGSNFGAGMTGGMAFVYDADGSFESRANPESIVWQRLASAHWEAKLRALVEAHAHATDSKWSRGLLDEWDRALGHFWQVVPKEMLTRLAEPLDDSAHAAAAE encoded by the coding sequence ATGAGCCAGGCAGAGCGCGAGCGCCTCGCCCGTGAGGGCATGTACCGCCCCGAATTCGAAGGCGATGCCTGCGGCGTCGGCCTGGTCGCCGCGACCGACGGCCAGCCGTCGCGCCGCGTGGTGCAATCGGCGATCGATGCGCTGAAAGCGGTGTGGCATCGTGGCGCCGTCGATGCCGATGGCAAGACCGGTGACGGCGCCGGCCTGCATGTCGATCTGCCGGCGCGCTTCTTCGACGATGCCATCGCCGCCGGCGGCCATCGCGTGCTGCCCAACCGGCTCGCGGTCGGCATGATCTTCCTGCCGCGTACCGATCTCGGGGCGCAGGAAGCGTGCCGCACCATCGTCGAATCCGAGATCATCGAGGCCGGCTACACCATCTATGGCTGGCGGCAGGTGCCGGTCGATGTCAGCGTCATCGGGATGAAGGCGCAGGCGACGCGTCCCGAGATCGAGCAGATCATGATCGCCGGGCCGCTGCCGGGCGATCAGGACGCCGCCGAATTCGAAAAGAACCTCTATCTGGTCCGCCGCCGGATCGAGAAGCGGATCATCGCCGCGCAGGTGCAGGGTTTCTACATCTGCTCGCTCAGCTGCCGCTCGATCATCTACAAGGGGCTGTTCCTCGCCGAATCCCTCAGCGACTTCTATCCCGACCTCAAGGACGACCGCTTCACCAGCCGGGTCGCGATCTTCCATCAGCGCTATTCGACCAACACCTTCCCGCAATGGTGGCTGGCCCAGCCATTCCGCTGCCTCGCCCACAATGGCGAGATCAACACGATCCGCGGCAACAAGAACTGGATGCTCAGCCACGAGATCAAGATGGCGAGCCTGGCGTTCGGCGAGCAGAGCGAGGATATCAAGCCGGTGATCCCGGCGGGCGCTTCGGACACGGCGGCGTTGGACGCGGTATTCGAGGCGATCTGCCGCTCGGGCCGCGACGCGCCGACCGCCAAGCTGATGCTCGTTCCCGAGGCATGGTCCGACGAGGACACGCCGCCGAACCATCTGGCGATGTATAAGTATCTCGCGAGCGTGATGGAGCCGTGGGACGGCCCCGCCGCGCTGGCGATGACCGATGGCCGCTGGGCGGTCGCGGGTGTCGACCGCAACGCGCTGCGGCCACTGCGCTACACCCAGACCAGTGACGGGCTGCTCATCGTTGGCTCCGAGACCGGCATGGTCCAGATCCCCGAATCCTCGGTGGTCGCCAAGGGCCGGATGGGCCCGGGGCAGATGATCGCGGTCGATCTCGATAGCGGCGTGCTGTTCGAGGACCGTGCGATCAAGGACCGCATCTCGGGCGAGGCCGATTATGCCGGGATGATCGGCGAGTTCATCCGGATCGATGCCCTTGCCGCACCCACGCTCGAACCGCTGCGCTTCGAGCGTGCCGAACTGACCCGTCGCCAGGTCGCCGCAGGCCAGACGCTGGAGGATATGGAGCTGATCCTGTCGCCGATGGTCGAGACCGCCAAGGAAGCGATCGGATCGATGGGCGACGATACGCCCCTGGCGGTGATCAGCGACAAGCCGCGCCTGATCAGCCAGTTCTTCCGCCAGAATTTCTCACAGGTCACCAACCCGCCGATCGACAGCCTTCGCGAGCGCCAGGTGATGACGCTGCGCACGCGCTTCGGAAACCTTGCCAATATCCTCGATACCGAGGGCGGGGGCAGCCGCGTGCTGGTGCTCGAAAGCCCGGTGCTGACCAATAGCGACTGGGACCGGTTGCGCAGCCATTTCGGCAGCCAGGCGGCCGAGATCGACTGTACCTTCGACAAGGGCGGGGACGCCGACACGCTGCGCGCCGCGATCACGCGCATCCGCTACGAGGCCGAGCAGGCGGTCCGCGCCGGTTGCACCGAACTGTTCCTGACCGACGAGCATCAGGGGCCGGACAAGGTCGCGATTGCCGGCGTGCTGGCGGCGGCGGCGGTGCACACGCACCTCGTCCGCCGCGGGCTGCGCAGCTATGCCTCGGTCAATATCCGCACCGCCGAATGCCTCGACACGCACTATTACGCGGTGCTGATCGGCGTCGGCGCGACGACGGTGAACGCCTATCTCGCCGAAGCCGCGATCGTCGACCGTCAGGCGCGGGGCCTGTTCGGCGATCTCAGCATCGAAGATTGCCTGTACCGCCACCGCAAGGCGATCGACGAGGGGCTGCTCAAGATCCTTTCCAAGATGGGGATCGCAGTGATCTCCTCCTATCGCGGCGGCTATAACTTCGAGGCGGTCGGCCTCAGCCGCGCTCTGGTCCACGATCTCTTCCCCGGCATGCCCGCCAAGATTTCGGGCGAAGGCTATGCCTCGCTGCACCTCAATGCCACGATGCGCCACGATGCCGCCTATGACGCCGGCGTCGCGACGCTGCCGATCGGCGGTTTTTACCGCCAGCGCTTCGGCGGCGAGACGCATGCCTATTCGGCGCAGCTGATGCACCTGCTGCAGACCGCGGTCTCGACCGACAGCTATTCGAATTATCTCGCCTTCTCGCGCGGGGTTCGCGATCTGCCGCCGGTCTATCTGCGCGATCTGCTCGAGTTCAATTTCCCCGATTCGGGCATCGCCATCGACCAAGTCGAGGCGATCACCGAGATCCGCAAGCGCTTCGTCACGCCGGGCATGTCGCTAGGCGCGCTCAGCAAGGAAGCGCATGAGACGCTGTCGATCGCGATGAACCGCATCGGCGCCAAGGCCGTCTCGGGTGAGGGCGGCGAGGATAGCGAGCGCTATCGCCCCCGCGAAAATGGCGACAACGCCAATTCGGTCATCAAGCAGATCGCGTCGGGCCGTTTCGGCGTCACCGCCGAATATCTCAACGCGTGCGACGAGATCGAAATCAAGGTGACCCAAGGCGCCAAGCCCGGCGAGGGCGGGCAGCTGCCCGGATTCAAGGTCACCGAGTTCATCGCGAAGTTGCGCCACGCGACTCCTGGGGTGACGCTGATCTCGCCGCCGCCGCACCACGACATCTATTCGATCGAGGATCTGGCCCAGCTCATCTACGATTTGAAGATGATCAACCCGCGCGCCCGAGTGTGCGTCAAGCTGGTCAGCTCGGCGGGCATCGGCACCGTCGCGGCGGGTGTCGCCAAGGCACATGCCGACGTGATCCTGATCGCCGGCCATGTCGGCGGCACCGGCGCCAGCCCCCAGACCAGCGTGAAATATGCCGGCACCCCGTGGGAAATGGGCCTCAGCGAAGTCAACCAGACCCTCACCCTCAACGGCCTGCGCGGCCGGGTGAAGCTGCGCACCGATGGCGGGCTCAAGACCGGGCGCGACATCGTGATCGCCGCGATCCTGGGGGCCGAGGAGTTCGGCATCGGCACATTGAGCCTCGTCGCGATGGGCTGCATCATGGTGCGCCAATGCCATTCGAACACCTGTCCGGTCGGCGTCTGCACCCAGGACGAGAGGCTGCGAGCGAAGTTTACCGGCACGCCGGAGAAGGTCATCAACCTGATGACCTTCATCGCCGAGGAAGTCCGCGAGATCCTCGCCAAGCTCGGCTTCTCCAGTCTCGACGAAGTCATCGGCCGCACCGAATTGCTGCGTCAGGTAAGCCGTGGCGCCGAGCATCTCGACGATCTCGATTTGAACCCGATCCTCGCCAAGGTCGATGCGAGTGACGCCGAGCGGCGCTTCTCGCTCAGCACCTTCCGCAACGAAGTGCCCGACAGCCTCGGCGCGCAGATGATCAGGGACGCCGCCGCCGTCTTCTCGCGCGGCGAGAAGATGCAGCTGACCTATACGGTGCGCAACACCCACCGCGCGGTCGGCACCCGGCTGTCGAGCGAAGTCACCCGCAAGTTCGGCATGTCGACGCTTGCCGACGGGCATATCCATGTCCGCCTGCGCGGTTCGGCGGGGCAATCGCTCGGCGCGTTCCTGTGCAAGGGCGTCACCCTCGAAGTGTTCGGCGATTCGAACGACTATGTCGGCAAGGGATTGTCCGGCGGCACCATCGTCGTGCGGCCGATGGTCAGCTCACCGATGGAATCGTGGAAGAACACGATTCTAGGCAACACGGTGCTTTATGGCGCGACATCGGGACGGCTCTTCGCGGCGGGGCAGGCCGGGGAGCGCTTCGCGGTGCGCAATTCGGGCGCCGAAGTGGTGGTCGAAGGCTGCGGCGCCAATGGCTGCGAATATATGACCAACGGCACCGCCGTGGTGCTGGGCACGGTCGGCTCCAACTTCGGCGCCGGCATGACCGGCGGCATGGCCTTTGTGTACGACGCGGACGGCAGCTTCGAGAGCAGAGCCAATCCCGAGAGCATCGTCTGGCAACGACTCGCCTCGGCGCATTGGGAAGCCAAGCTTCGTGCGCTGGTCGAAGCGCACGCGCACGCGACCGACAGCAAATGGTCGCGGGGCCTGCTCGACGAATGGGACCGCGCGCTGGGCCATTTCTGGCAGGTGGTGCCGAAGGAGATGCTCACCCGCCTCGCCGAACCGCTCGATGATTCCGCGCACGCGGCGGCAGCAGAGTAA
- a CDS encoding MFS transporter — protein MLTIAAGNTALQSVLPALGRSLGVADSAVAAVFSVSALLWVIAAPFWANRSDRHGRRAMVLLGVAGFTFSLLGCGVFLALGINGVLAPLATFIAFIFARMIYGALGSAAPPAVQALVAGRTTREERTKALTLIASAFGLGTILGPAIAPYLVLGRLWDGGPLIGLAGPAFFAAGVGAVLWVAVSHLLPKDEGISHGAAASYPSIGGQATGATVTAAMAERSQPVGFFDPRIRAWIIAGLVIGHAQAMTGQAIGFLVIDRLHVTPLEALQPTGLVLMMGAGSALLAQWGLIPMLDLKPRQLILAGVSLGAVGCVAVGTSMTLYGIALGYALTSLGMGLARPGFTAGSSLAVGPEAQGSVAGKVTSINGAAFVLGPSIGVGLYELWRPLPYLTAAGWLACLLVYAAVALRSSAVTPAEAGAQNPTDIAG, from the coding sequence ATGCTGACCATCGCCGCGGGCAATACCGCGCTGCAATCGGTGCTGCCCGCATTGGGCCGTTCGCTGGGCGTGGCGGACAGCGCGGTGGCGGCGGTATTCTCGGTCTCGGCCCTGCTGTGGGTGATCGCCGCGCCGTTCTGGGCCAATCGCTCGGACCGGCATGGGCGCCGCGCGATGGTGTTGCTCGGGGTCGCGGGGTTCACTTTCTCGCTGCTCGGCTGCGGCGTCTTCCTGGCGCTCGGGATCAACGGCGTGCTGGCGCCACTGGCGACCTTCATCGCCTTCATCTTCGCGCGAATGATCTATGGCGCGCTGGGATCGGCAGCGCCGCCGGCGGTGCAGGCGCTGGTGGCGGGGCGCACCACGCGCGAGGAGCGGACCAAGGCGCTGACGCTGATCGCCTCCGCCTTCGGGCTCGGCACGATCCTCGGCCCGGCGATCGCCCCCTATCTGGTGCTGGGGCGGCTATGGGACGGCGGCCCGCTGATCGGGCTGGCCGGTCCGGCCTTCTTCGCGGCAGGGGTCGGCGCGGTGCTGTGGGTAGCGGTCAGCCATTTGCTTCCCAAGGATGAAGGCATCTCGCATGGCGCCGCGGCGAGCTATCCCTCGATCGGCGGCCAGGCGACCGGTGCCACCGTCACCGCGGCGATGGCGGAGCGCAGCCAGCCCGTCGGCTTTTTCGACCCGCGCATCCGCGCCTGGATCATCGCCGGGCTGGTCATCGGACATGCCCAGGCGATGACCGGGCAGGCGATCGGCTTTCTGGTGATCGACCGGCTTCACGTGACGCCGCTGGAGGCGCTGCAACCGACCGGCCTCGTGCTGATGATGGGGGCGGGATCGGCGCTGCTCGCGCAATGGGGGCTGATCCCGATGCTCGATTTGAAACCGCGCCAGCTGATCCTGGCCGGCGTGTCGCTGGGCGCGGTGGGGTGCGTGGCGGTCGGCACCTCGATGACGCTCTACGGCATCGCGCTCGGCTATGCGCTGACCTCGCTCGGCATGGGGCTGGCGCGGCCGGGCTTCACCGCCGGATCGTCGCTGGCGGTGGGACCGGAGGCGCAGGGATCGGTGGCGGGCAAGGTCACCTCGATCAACGGCGCGGCGTTCGTGCTGGGGCCGTCGATCGGGGTGGGGCTGTACGAATTGTGGCGGCCGCTGCCCTATCTGACGGCGGCGGGGTGGCTGGCGTGTTTGCTGGTATATGCGGCGGTGGCGTTGCGGTCTTCAGCCGTCACCCCGGCCGAAGCCGGGGCCCAGAATCCAACGGATATCGCTGGGTGA
- a CDS encoding sulfite exporter TauE/SafE family protein encodes MLLADWHFWLLAIPAVILLGLAKGGFAGMGALSLPMLALVTDPVRAAAIMLPLLIAQDVVGVWAFRRSIDWYVLGWMLPGAVIGIVLGYVFAASVSPDAVMAAVGAISILFGAYRLWIERHSLPEAKHSPGWVGSIAGVAAGFTSQIAHAGGPPFQLWVLPRRLPRDMLVGTTAIFFAAVNWIKVPAYLALGQFTPANLLLAAALLPVAILSTIAGVWLVRRVSAERFYTAIYWLMILVGIKLVWDAVV; translated from the coding sequence ATGCTTCTCGCCGATTGGCATTTCTGGCTGCTCGCCATTCCCGCCGTGATCCTGCTCGGGCTCGCCAAGGGCGGATTCGCGGGGATGGGCGCGCTGTCGCTGCCGATGCTGGCGCTGGTCACCGATCCGGTGCGCGCCGCCGCGATCATGCTGCCCTTGCTGATCGCGCAGGACGTGGTCGGGGTCTGGGCGTTTCGCCGCTCGATCGACTGGTATGTGCTGGGCTGGATGCTGCCGGGTGCGGTGATCGGCATCGTCCTCGGCTATGTCTTCGCCGCTTCGGTCTCGCCCGATGCGGTGATGGCGGCGGTCGGGGCGATCTCGATCCTGTTCGGCGCCTATCGGCTATGGATCGAGCGCCATAGCCTGCCCGAGGCGAAACACTCGCCCGGCTGGGTCGGCAGCATCGCCGGGGTCGCGGCGGGCTTCACCAGCCAGATCGCCCATGCCGGCGGGCCGCCCTTCCAGCTCTGGGTGCTGCCGCGCCGCCTGCCGCGCGACATGCTGGTCGGGACCACTGCGATCTTCTTCGCGGCGGTCAACTGGATCAAGGTGCCGGCCTATCTGGCCCTCGGCCAGTTCACGCCTGCCAACCTTCTGCTCGCCGCGGCGCTGCTGCCGGTCGCCATTCTGTCAACGATCGCAGGGGTTTGGCTGGTACGCCGTGTTTCGGCCGAGCGCTTCTACACGGCGATCTACTGGCTGATGATCCTGGTCGGCATCAAGCTGGTCTGGGATGCGGTCGTCTAG